Proteins encoded within one genomic window of Flavobacterium gilvum:
- a CDS encoding NAD(P)-dependent oxidoreductase, with protein sequence MKQKIKIAVIGGTGKSGKYLVKQLIEQGFQIKILLRNPDNFSIESNLVETVVGNVTDYDSVYTLLKDCQAVVSTLGLGITASEPTIFSQASTNVLQAMNVLHITRYIVTTGLNVDAPLDKKSPKVVFATNWMKENYPLSTANKQSEYELLEASTIDWTLVRLPLIEQTDESFETNVSLEDCLGDKISATDLAHFIIAQLSDRTFVGKSPFISNI encoded by the coding sequence ATGAAACAAAAAATAAAAATCGCTGTAATAGGCGGTACCGGAAAATCAGGGAAATATCTTGTCAAACAATTAATAGAACAAGGTTTTCAAATCAAAATTCTTCTGAGGAATCCCGATAATTTTTCAATAGAAAGCAATTTAGTCGAAACCGTAGTTGGGAACGTAACCGATTATGATTCGGTTTATACGTTGCTCAAAGACTGTCAGGCAGTTGTAAGTACTTTGGGTTTAGGAATTACTGCAAGTGAACCTACAATTTTCAGTCAAGCCAGCACTAATGTTTTGCAAGCGATGAATGTGTTGCATATTACTCGCTATATCGTAACAACAGGTCTTAATGTTGATGCACCTTTGGATAAAAAAAGTCCTAAAGTTGTTTTTGCGACCAATTGGATGAAAGAAAACTATCCTCTTTCCACGGCAAATAAACAATCTGAGTACGAGTTGTTGGAAGCAAGCACGATTGATTGGACATTGGTTCGGCTGCCATTGATTGAGCAAACTGATGAAAGTTTTGAAACAAATGTAAGTCTGGAAGATTGTTTGGGAGATAAAATTAGTGCAACTGATTTGGCGCATTTCATTATAGCACAATTGTCTGACCGAACATTTGTTGGGAAGTCACCGTTTATTTCTAATATTTAA
- a CDS encoding recombinase family protein yields the protein MGKVAIYARVSTVDKQDYNRQINDCKTAIGDKYTENNIEIFAEQISGYKPNEVRPQLTKMLDIIEKDNKYFDKIYVTEISRLGRDPKATRKLIDDLTDYKIPIFITSINRQTIDEDTGERDSIMNIIIQVLIEFSDSESKTFKKRSKSGLLDSVRNGIAGGSRNLPYGYTKNETKKLIVDDEEAVIINEIFNLYKQGNGFKSIATLLNHREIPTRTNKAFAGQVIKYKTQKLGESVKWTDVAIDCIIKNPIYYGKRRYKGEKLKDDEVYDGEITKSKEKGVRYKTIYLDAPAIIDEQLFNECNEIRTTKTHRNYLTTYTYLLKDLLYCGCCGRNYFAKFKPVEGGDKVYICSSRLIKGGNCGNIGINISLLESAIYNEFLLTDSLLKFLQENNIKEDLDVKLKSLKIDLDINQASFDKKENEKKRLLRVYLAETINENEYTVQKAEIDKSESELLSKIELIKSEIFQIQKTIERQNDNQATREMILQARDNRTELKTIFNQFITRVIINKLDAKTVLASVFIQIKGQEQKRPMNLFLNIRGLIGRPMKYQYVPVFQKSHLPAYENNILMTDASEVIFHNMHQIEFDMKTIEQENLILIENTYPIQPK from the coding sequence ATGGGAAAAGTTGCGATATATGCGAGGGTTTCAACGGTTGACAAACAAGACTATAATAGACAAATAAATGATTGTAAAACCGCTATTGGTGATAAATATACAGAAAATAACATTGAGATATTTGCTGAACAAATATCAGGATACAAACCTAATGAGGTTAGACCTCAATTAACCAAAATGCTTGATATAATTGAAAAGGATAACAAATACTTTGATAAAATATATGTAACAGAGATTTCGAGACTTGGAAGAGACCCTAAAGCTACAAGAAAACTAATAGATGACTTAACAGATTATAAAATCCCAATCTTCATTACTTCAATCAATCGACAAACAATTGATGAAGATACTGGTGAACGTGACAGCATAATGAACATCATAATTCAAGTTTTAATTGAATTTTCGGATTCTGAATCCAAAACATTCAAAAAAAGGTCAAAGTCAGGTTTGCTTGATTCTGTTAGAAATGGTATTGCTGGTGGTTCACGTAATCTACCATATGGTTATACAAAAAATGAAACCAAAAAGCTAATCGTTGATGATGAAGAAGCTGTTATCATAAATGAAATATTCAACTTGTATAAACAAGGTAATGGATTCAAATCAATTGCAACATTATTGAATCATAGAGAAATACCAACAAGAACAAATAAAGCATTTGCTGGTCAAGTAATTAAGTATAAAACCCAAAAGCTTGGTGAAAGTGTTAAATGGACTGATGTTGCTATTGATTGTATTATTAAGAATCCAATTTATTATGGTAAAAGAAGATATAAAGGGGAAAAATTGAAAGATGATGAAGTATATGATGGTGAAATTACAAAATCTAAAGAAAAAGGGGTAAGATATAAAACAATATACCTAGATGCACCAGCTATTATTGATGAACAATTATTCAATGAATGTAATGAAATCAGAACCACCAAAACACATAGAAACTATCTAACAACTTATACTTACCTACTTAAAGACTTATTGTATTGTGGTTGTTGTGGTAGAAATTATTTTGCAAAATTCAAACCAGTTGAGGGTGGTGACAAGGTTTATATATGTTCATCAAGACTTATTAAAGGTGGTAATTGTGGTAACATTGGTATTAATATATCATTATTGGAATCAGCAATTTATAATGAGTTCTTATTAACGGATAGCCTCTTGAAATTCTTACAAGAAAACAATATCAAAGAAGACTTAGATGTTAAGCTAAAATCACTTAAAATTGACCTAGATATTAATCAAGCATCTTTTGATAAAAAAGAAAATGAAAAGAAGCGGCTGCTAAGAGTATATTTGGCTGAAACAATCAACGAGAATGAATATACTGTACAAAAAGCTGAAATTGATAAAAGTGAAAGTGAATTATTATCTAAGATTGAATTGATTAAATCAGAAATATTTCAGATTCAAAAAACAATTGAAAGACAAAACGATAATCAAGCTACACGTGAAATGATACTTCAAGCAAGGGATAATAGAACTGAATTAAAAACAATATTCAATCAATTCATCACAAGGGTTATCATTAATAAATTGGATGCTAAAACGGTGCTTGCAAGCGTATTTATTCAAATCAAAGGACAGGAACAAAAACGACCAATGAATCTATTCTTAAACATCAGGGGATTAATTGGAAGACCTATGAAATACCAATATGTTCCAGTATTTCAAAAATCGCATTTACCAGCCTATGAAAACAATATTCTAATGACTGATGCAAGTGAAGTGATATTTCATAATATGCATCAGATTGAATTTGATATGAAAACAATTGAGCAGGAAAATTTAATACTTATTGAAAATACCTATCCTATTCAACCAAAATAA
- a CDS encoding trypsin-like peptidase domain-containing protein produces MIIKTFILLMVLNNIWINPIQEFSYFLFSVKDNQVHQGTGFFIEKDNQTYLVTASHNFFQDKFATQKTADFFYIRLHNNVTNKLEFLQINNNPISKSEKSKNLDINFYKVDIAKQYDLKIVKIKPNCLPTKIICYGFGVVDGNEDNPDLYLESLKPTEFKGNLKFEYNKPLRYFETNELDFDNYVVSYESGTLTKGTSGSPVFTNYSENGVIKSEFAGLIHLRNEQTKLATILRPEIIAELIDEL; encoded by the coding sequence ATGATTATTAAAACATTTATATTACTTATGGTTTTAAACAATATCTGGATTAATCCAATTCAAGAGTTTAGTTACTTCCTGTTTTCTGTGAAGGATAATCAAGTTCACCAAGGAACAGGTTTTTTTATTGAAAAAGACAACCAAACATATCTGGTTACGGCTTCACACAATTTTTTTCAAGATAAGTTTGCAACTCAAAAAACAGCAGATTTTTTTTATATTAGACTACATAATAATGTAACGAATAAATTAGAATTTTTGCAAATAAATAATAACCCAATTTCTAAATCCGAAAAATCCAAAAATCTTGATATTAACTTTTATAAAGTAGATATAGCTAAACAATATGATTTGAAAATTGTAAAAATTAAACCTAATTGTTTACCCACCAAAATTATATGTTATGGATTTGGTGTTGTAGACGGAAATGAAGATAACCCTGACTTGTATTTAGAAAGTTTAAAACCTACTGAATTTAAAGGTAACTTAAAATTCGAGTATAACAAACCGCTTAGATACTTTGAAACAAATGAATTAGATTTTGACAATTATGTAGTATCATATGAAAGCGGAACATTGACAAAAGGTACTTCTGGTTCTCCAGTTTTTACCAACTATTCCGAGAATGGTGTAATAAAATCAGAATTTGCAGGACTAATTCATCTTAGAAATGAACAAACAAAATTAGCTACAATTCTAAGACCTGAAATAATTGCGGAACTAATTGATGAGTTATAA
- a CDS encoding HNH endonuclease signature motif containing protein: MSREHIPAELKRTILVEAGHRCAIPTCRFPTTELAHIVPYSTVKSHDYHNLIALCPNCHTRFDKGEIDKKSIEIYKNKLVFLSDRYSKYELDVLEYLRKENKVIVYGHLSIKNLIDNDLVKNEHTICNFTYNDGTVELQEFVVVLTPKGKEFIDKWIDPANTELTYE; encoded by the coding sequence ATGAGTAGAGAACATATACCTGCAGAATTAAAAAGAACAATACTAGTAGAAGCTGGACACCGATGTGCAATTCCAACTTGTAGATTTCCTACGACTGAATTGGCTCATATTGTGCCCTATTCAACTGTGAAAAGTCACGATTATCATAATCTTATTGCACTTTGTCCTAACTGTCACACACGCTTTGATAAAGGCGAAATAGATAAGAAATCAATAGAAATTTATAAAAACAAGTTGGTATTCCTTTCCGACAGATATTCAAAATATGAGCTTGATGTCCTAGAATATTTGAGAAAAGAAAATAAGGTAATTGTGTATGGACATTTATCAATCAAAAATCTAATTGACAATGACTTGGTTAAAAATGAACATACAATATGCAATTTTACATACAATGACGGAACGGTTGAATTACAAGAATTTGTTGTAGTCCTTACACCAAAAGGAAAAGAATTTATTGATAAATGGATTGACCCTGCAAATACTGAATTGACGTACGAATAA
- a CDS encoding recombinase family protein produces the protein MGRNLLDILETLQFIHDNGVTIYVHNIGMYSLIDGKENPAFKMVVTILANIAEQELCTLRERQAEGIRIGQLVGKYKGRLKGTTMSNEEICTQQLIYARCSIRTNVRAIPIQLATET, from the coding sequence TTGGGTAGGAACTTATTAGATATTTTGGAAACATTACAATTTATCCACGATAACGGTGTAACTATCTATGTGCATAACATCGGTATGTATAGCCTTATTGATGGTAAAGAGAATCCAGCATTTAAGATGGTGGTGACCATCCTTGCAAATATCGCAGAGCAGGAGCTTTGCACCCTACGTGAAAGGCAAGCTGAGGGGATTAGGATTGGTCAATTGGTTGGAAAGTACAAGGGGCGTTTGAAAGGTACTACAATGTCCAATGAAGAGATATGCACCCAACAATTGATATATGCAAGATGTTCAATAAGAACAAACGTAAGGGCAATACCAATCCAATTAGCTACCGAGACATAG